In the Candidatus Baltobacteraceae bacterium genome, one interval contains:
- a CDS encoding ABC transporter ATP-binding protein, giving the protein MPNAIEIDGLVKRYGDFTAVDGVSLAVEEGDFFGFLGPNGAGKTTTINAVVGLATFQAGSIRIFGHDITREWREARPLIGVAPQEFNFDRYLSIRDVLLYQAGYYGLQGVTIERRADALLERFGLSDKANQVFTRLSGGQKRRLTLARAMIHEPRLIILDEPTAGVDVELRLELWDLVRDLNRAGTTIFLTTHYLEEAEALCKNIAIIEGGHIIARESTAKLIGDRSLQDVFLGLISQERAGAQVP; this is encoded by the coding sequence GTGCCCAATGCGATCGAAATTGACGGTCTCGTCAAACGATATGGTGATTTCACTGCCGTAGACGGCGTTTCGCTGGCCGTCGAAGAGGGCGATTTTTTCGGTTTCCTTGGCCCGAACGGTGCCGGGAAAACCACAACGATCAACGCAGTCGTCGGTCTCGCTACCTTTCAAGCCGGTTCGATTCGCATTTTTGGTCACGACATCACGCGCGAATGGCGTGAAGCGCGTCCGCTCATCGGCGTTGCCCCGCAGGAATTCAATTTCGACCGCTATCTCTCGATTCGCGACGTCCTTCTGTATCAAGCCGGATATTACGGCTTGCAAGGTGTGACGATAGAGCGTCGCGCCGACGCGCTGCTGGAACGTTTTGGTTTGAGCGACAAAGCCAATCAGGTTTTTACACGCCTTTCCGGCGGACAGAAGCGGCGTCTGACGCTTGCGCGAGCGATGATCCACGAACCGCGTCTCATCATTCTCGACGAGCCGACGGCCGGCGTTGACGTTGAGCTGCGTCTCGAACTGTGGGACTTGGTTCGCGATTTGAATCGCGCCGGAACGACGATCTTCTTGACAACCCACTATCTCGAAGAAGCCGAAGCGCTTTGCAAGAACATCGCCATCATCGAGGGCGGGCACATCATCGCGCGCGAATCGACGGCGAAGCTCATCGGTGACCGTTCGCTGCAAGACGTGTTCCTCGGTTTAATCAGTCAAGAGCGCGCCGGAGCGCAAGTTCCGTGA